A single Thermaerobacter sp. FW80 DNA region contains:
- a CDS encoding GerAB/ArcD/ProY family transporter, producing the protein MRTDQAVTVRGALTVVVNIVIGVGILTLPREVAAKAGPNSVLATLLGAVPVAVALAALNALVPWMRRQRLERGLEGLIGRGATRLLLGGYFVFYLAFAAVIARAFAEVVNANVLRNTPVEAILLPMLLAAVYLVHHRTVTIMRAIELTFPVLLVTLVVLALATMGRANVIYVRPQLGLGLGPVLEGVAASLFAYSGYGIYLFLLPELEDRPRRRLPWLAAGTVGLIYSMVVFSAVATFGTVEVQRITWPTIELVKVTQIPGRVLERLESAFLAVWVTAVFTTVGPGLFAAAKALQALLGLEEHRALAPMALPVLYVVALLPPNFAAVAQVLMVLGWASLVLEIAAPLVLWAVAAVRGWRHRSAPAPRTRPAVPHLRGAAPVRPGPGGRGV; encoded by the coding sequence ATGCGCACGGATCAGGCCGTCACCGTACGCGGCGCCTTGACGGTGGTGGTCAACATCGTCATCGGCGTCGGCATCCTGACGCTCCCTCGCGAGGTGGCCGCCAAGGCGGGTCCCAACAGCGTCCTCGCCACGCTGCTGGGCGCCGTGCCCGTGGCCGTGGCGCTGGCCGCCCTCAACGCCCTGGTGCCGTGGATGCGGCGGCAGCGCCTGGAGCGTGGCCTCGAGGGGCTCATCGGGCGCGGCGCGACGCGCCTGCTGCTGGGCGGCTACTTCGTCTTCTACCTCGCGTTCGCGGCGGTGATCGCCCGGGCCTTCGCCGAGGTGGTCAACGCCAACGTGCTGCGCAACACCCCGGTGGAGGCCATCCTGCTGCCCATGCTGCTGGCCGCGGTGTACCTGGTCCATCACCGCACCGTCACCATCATGCGGGCCATCGAGCTGACCTTCCCCGTGCTCCTGGTGACCCTGGTGGTGCTGGCCCTGGCCACGATGGGGCGCGCCAACGTGATCTACGTCCGCCCCCAGCTGGGGCTGGGATTGGGACCCGTGCTGGAGGGCGTGGCCGCCTCGCTCTTCGCCTACTCGGGGTACGGCATCTACCTGTTCCTCCTGCCGGAGCTGGAAGACCGGCCGCGCCGCCGCCTGCCCTGGCTGGCGGCGGGTACGGTGGGGCTGATCTACAGCATGGTGGTCTTCTCCGCGGTGGCCACCTTCGGCACCGTGGAGGTCCAGCGGATCACCTGGCCGACCATCGAACTGGTGAAGGTCACCCAGATCCCGGGGCGGGTGCTGGAGCGCCTCGAGTCGGCGTTCCTGGCGGTCTGGGTGACGGCGGTTTTCACCACCGTCGGGCCCGGCCTGTTCGCCGCGGCCAAGGCGCTCCAGGCACTCCTGGGGCTCGAGGAGCACCGCGCGCTGGCGCCCATGGCCCTGCCCGTCCTCTACGTGGTGGCGCTGCTGCCGCCCAACTTCGCCGCCGTGGCCCAGGTGCTGATGGTCCTCGGTTGGGCCAGCCTGGTCCTGGAGATCGCCGCGCCCCTGGTGTTGTGGGCGGTGGCCGCCGTGCGCGGGTGGCGCCACCGATCCGCGCCGGCACCACGAACCCGGCCCGCCGTCCCGCACCTCCGCGGCGCCGCCCCCGTCCGGCCGGGTCCCGGCGGCCGCGGGGTGTGA
- a CDS encoding spore germination protein, with protein MTDGRRRAQVAQQVQQLERLSAALAERLGDLVQELRSSARAGMTGGFTGSVAVDVERLRAALYHTADLNVRFFRRRGRQVAALLFLEPLVDTQRLKGLVEDLDQYLRQGPRKVAPDPTWWRFSDEAEALPGLDETVTRLLTGHAVLCLEGFAQVWVFEVRLFRQRAVEEPAAERLVRGPRDGFVENTEVNVGLVRQRLVTPKLVVRVYRLGDVARTRVSLLYLEGIAPVPLIAEVERRLARVRSDSLLDTGQLEQWLEDRPHSPFPQLMETERPDRVVANLLAGRFALFVDGSPFALVGPALFNQLYQSPEDYYQRWLISTLIRLIRLLAMALALLMPALYIAFVSFHPEMIPTPLAVLLAAMRGGVPFPAIGEALLLETAVEILREASIRLPGPIGPAISIVGGLIIGEMTVSAGLVSPAMVIVVAVTTIGSFAAPTYSAAIALRILRYPLMLAASVFGLYGVVIGLLLIVVHLADLESFGIPYLYPYTPPRSLRELRDTLIRAPLPAVQRGEGATRP; from the coding sequence GTGACCGATGGGCGTCGGCGGGCCCAGGTGGCCCAGCAGGTCCAGCAGCTGGAGCGGCTCTCGGCCGCCCTGGCGGAGCGGCTCGGGGACCTGGTCCAGGAGCTGCGATCGTCCGCCCGGGCCGGCATGACCGGGGGCTTCACCGGTTCGGTGGCCGTGGACGTGGAGCGGCTGCGGGCGGCCCTCTACCACACGGCAGACCTGAACGTGCGGTTCTTCCGGCGGCGGGGGCGGCAGGTGGCCGCGCTGCTCTTCCTGGAGCCCCTGGTGGACACCCAGCGGCTCAAGGGCCTGGTGGAAGACCTGGACCAGTACCTGCGCCAGGGGCCGCGCAAGGTGGCGCCCGACCCCACCTGGTGGCGCTTCAGCGACGAGGCCGAGGCCCTGCCCGGGCTCGACGAGACGGTGACCCGCCTCCTGACGGGGCACGCCGTGCTCTGCCTGGAGGGCTTCGCCCAGGTGTGGGTCTTCGAGGTGCGGCTGTTCCGCCAGCGGGCCGTGGAGGAGCCGGCCGCCGAGCGGTTGGTCCGCGGACCGCGGGACGGGTTCGTCGAGAACACGGAAGTCAACGTCGGCCTGGTGCGGCAGCGGCTGGTCACGCCCAAGCTGGTGGTGCGCGTCTACCGCCTCGGGGACGTGGCGCGAACCCGGGTGAGCTTGCTCTATTTGGAGGGCATCGCCCCGGTGCCGCTGATCGCCGAGGTGGAACGCCGGCTGGCCCGGGTGCGCAGCGACTCGTTGCTGGACACCGGCCAGCTCGAGCAGTGGCTGGAAGACCGCCCCCACTCCCCGTTCCCCCAGCTCATGGAGACGGAGCGTCCGGATCGGGTGGTGGCCAACCTCCTGGCGGGCCGCTTCGCCCTCTTCGTCGACGGCAGCCCCTTCGCCCTGGTCGGTCCCGCGCTGTTCAACCAGCTGTACCAGTCGCCGGAGGACTACTACCAGCGCTGGCTGATCTCCACCCTGATCCGCCTGATCCGCCTGCTGGCCATGGCCCTGGCGCTGCTGATGCCGGCGCTGTACATCGCCTTCGTGTCCTTCCACCCCGAGATGATCCCCACGCCCCTGGCGGTGCTGCTGGCCGCCATGCGGGGCGGCGTGCCCTTCCCCGCCATCGGCGAGGCGCTGCTCCTGGAGACGGCGGTGGAGATCCTGCGCGAGGCGAGCATCCGGTTGCCCGGCCCCATCGGGCCCGCCATCAGCATCGTCGGCGGCCTGATCATCGGCGAGATGACCGTCTCCGCCGGTCTCGTCAGCCCGGCCATGGTCATCGTCGTCGCCGTCACCACCATCGGCTCCTTCGCCGCGCCCACCTACAGCGCCGCCATCGCCCTGCGCATCCTGCGGTACCCGCTGATGCTGGCGGCCTCGGTGTTCGGGCTCTACGGCGTGGTCATCGGGCTGCTCCTGATCGTGGTCCACCTGGCGGATCTGGAATCCTTCGGCATCCCCTATCTGTATCCGTACACCCCGCCGCGGTCGCTGCGGGAGCTGCGGGACACGCTGATCCGGGCGCCCCTGCCCGCGGTCCAGCGCGGCGAGGGGGCGACGCGGCCGTAA
- the ribH gene encoding 6,7-dimethyl-8-ribityllumazine synthase — translation MAVYEGRLRPDGLRLALVVARYHRPITEALLTGAQEALRRHGVPAEAVDVVWVPGSFELPVTARRLAATRRYHAIVALGAVLKGETAHFEYVAGAAAQGLMQAGLATGVPVIFGVLTCETLEQALDRTGLRAGDRGAEAALAALEMANLFRELPEGPA, via the coding sequence ATGGCGGTCTACGAGGGAAGGCTGAGGCCGGATGGGCTCCGGCTGGCCCTGGTGGTGGCGCGATACCACCGCCCCATCACGGAGGCCCTTCTGACGGGCGCCCAGGAGGCGCTGCGCCGCCACGGCGTGCCGGCCGAGGCCGTGGACGTGGTCTGGGTGCCCGGCTCCTTCGAGCTGCCGGTGACGGCCCGCCGCCTGGCGGCGACCCGGCGCTACCACGCGATCGTCGCCCTGGGGGCGGTGCTCAAGGGGGAGACGGCCCACTTCGAATACGTGGCCGGTGCCGCGGCCCAGGGGTTGATGCAGGCGGGCCTCGCCACCGGCGTGCCGGTGATCTTCGGGGTGCTCACCTGCGAGACCCTGGAGCAGGCCCTCGACCGCACGGGGTTGCGGGCGGGCGACCGGGGGGCCGAGGCGGCGCTGGCCGCCCTGGAGATGGCCAACCTGTTCCGCGAGCTGCCCGAGGGGCCCGCATGA
- the ribB gene encoding 3,4-dihydroxy-2-butanone-4-phosphate synthase, protein MFTGIVAGTGRCVAVRSGDDGVELEVEAPFLDGTRPGESVAVNGVCLTVTAAEGGRLTFTAVSETLRRTTLGDLRPGDVVNLEPALRWGEPVGGHLVQGHVDGTGTVRAVARHGGEVRMAVEAPEALVPFLAPKGSVAVDGVSLTVVSVEGNRFTVALIPHTLERTTLGRRRVGDRVNLEVDGLARYLVRWQAASAAGTGVAGASRRAGDAEAGRASTAHPEAGGAATTHAEARGASTVPPAPGPGRPATPDGAGAGDPVARVEAALTALRAGGMAVVLDDADREGEGDLVVAAQHATPAHVNFMLQWGRGLICAAMAEARCQALDLPLMVDPPGDPMGTPFTVSVDARQGVTTGISAADRARTLRVLADPASRPGDLVRPGHVFPLRARPWGVLQRRGHTEAAVDLMRLAGLEPVAAICEILGPDGEAVRPDAIVAWAAYHGLPWVRVSDVLAYRVRRERLVRPVAATRLPTPYGPFRLLAFEYGPSGAVHLALTLGWEGPIPSQDPEGAGGLPAPDGRSGAMTPGGAPAPSDPAPRPAGTDPAPVLVRLHSQCLTGDVFGSLRCDCGDQLQAALAAIAREGRGVLVYLQQEGRGVGLVAKLQAYQLQDGGLDTVEANQALGLPVDARDYAAAAQILRALGVEAVRLLTNNPDKLAQLERYGIRVVERVPLPPVWRPGNRRYLLAKRRRLGHWIDGPDEPAGEPGPEDPEQRLFPAAPGAPFEEAAPTVQVDLHAGTGAGAPDAAGVARAAEGAAESGGEEPWRSTREG, encoded by the coding sequence ATGTTCACGGGCATCGTCGCCGGGACCGGCCGGTGCGTGGCCGTGCGCAGCGGCGACGACGGCGTGGAGCTGGAGGTCGAGGCGCCGTTCCTCGACGGCACCCGTCCGGGGGAGAGCGTGGCGGTCAACGGGGTGTGCCTCACCGTGACGGCGGCCGAGGGCGGGCGGCTCACCTTCACGGCGGTGTCCGAAACCCTGCGGCGGACGACCCTGGGCGATCTGCGGCCGGGCGACGTGGTCAACCTCGAACCCGCCCTGCGCTGGGGAGAGCCGGTGGGCGGCCATCTGGTCCAGGGCCACGTCGACGGGACGGGCACGGTGCGCGCCGTCGCCCGGCACGGTGGCGAGGTGCGGATGGCGGTGGAGGCGCCGGAGGCGCTGGTGCCCTTTCTCGCGCCCAAGGGATCGGTGGCGGTGGACGGGGTCAGCCTGACCGTCGTCTCCGTCGAGGGGAACCGGTTCACCGTCGCCCTGATCCCCCACACCCTGGAGCGCACCACCCTGGGGCGGCGGCGGGTGGGGGACCGAGTGAACCTTGAGGTCGACGGCCTGGCCCGTTATCTCGTGCGCTGGCAGGCGGCGAGCGCCGCCGGCACCGGCGTCGCCGGCGCCTCGCGGCGGGCTGGCGACGCGGAGGCCGGCCGTGCCTCGACCGCCCACCCGGAGGCCGGCGGGGCCGCGACCACCCACGCGGAGGCCCGTGGGGCCTCGACCGTCCCCCCGGCGCCGGGCCCGGGCCGGCCGGCGACGCCCGACGGCGCGGGCGCCGGCGATCCCGTGGCCCGGGTGGAGGCGGCCCTGACGGCGCTGCGGGCGGGCGGCATGGCGGTGGTGCTCGACGACGCCGACCGGGAGGGCGAGGGCGACCTGGTGGTGGCCGCCCAGCACGCCACCCCGGCCCACGTCAACTTCATGCTGCAGTGGGGGCGGGGGCTGATCTGCGCCGCCATGGCGGAGGCACGCTGCCAGGCCCTGGATCTCCCCCTGATGGTCGATCCGCCCGGCGATCCCATGGGGACGCCCTTCACCGTCTCGGTCGACGCGCGGCAGGGCGTCACCACCGGCATCTCCGCCGCCGACCGGGCGCGGACGCTGCGGGTCCTGGCCGATCCGGCCAGCCGACCGGGGGACCTGGTCCGTCCGGGTCACGTGTTCCCCTTGCGGGCGCGGCCGTGGGGCGTCCTCCAGCGGCGCGGCCACACCGAGGCCGCCGTCGACCTGATGCGGTTGGCCGGACTCGAGCCCGTGGCGGCGATCTGCGAGATCCTGGGGCCCGACGGCGAGGCGGTCAGGCCGGACGCCATCGTCGCGTGGGCTGCCTACCACGGCTTGCCGTGGGTGCGGGTGTCCGACGTGCTCGCCTACCGCGTGCGGCGGGAGCGCCTGGTGCGGCCGGTGGCCGCCACCCGCCTGCCCACCCCGTACGGCCCGTTCCGGCTCCTGGCCTTCGAGTACGGCCCCAGCGGCGCCGTCCACCTCGCCCTGACCCTCGGGTGGGAGGGCCCGATCCCGTCCCAGGACCCGGAGGGCGCCGGGGGTCTCCCTGCGCCGGACGGGCGCTCCGGGGCCATGACCCCGGGCGGCGCACCGGCGCCATCGGATCCGGCGCCGCGCCCTGCCGGCACCGACCCGGCGCCCGTCCTGGTCCGGTTGCACAGCCAGTGCCTCACCGGTGACGTCTTCGGGTCGCTGCGCTGCGACTGCGGCGACCAGCTGCAGGCGGCGTTGGCGGCCATCGCCCGCGAGGGCCGGGGCGTGCTGGTGTACCTCCAACAGGAGGGACGGGGCGTGGGCCTGGTGGCCAAGCTTCAGGCCTACCAGCTGCAAGACGGGGGCCTGGACACGGTGGAGGCCAACCAGGCCCTGGGCCTGCCCGTCGATGCGCGGGACTACGCCGCGGCGGCCCAGATCCTCCGCGCCCTGGGCGTCGAGGCCGTCCGCCTGCTGACCAACAACCCGGACAAGCTGGCGCAGCTGGAACGCTACGGCATCCGGGTGGTGGAGCGGGTGCCGCTGCCGCCGGTGTGGCGCCCGGGGAACCGCCGCTACCTGCTGGCGAAGCGCCGGCGCCTGGGCCACTGGATCGATGGGCCGGACGAACCGGCCGGGGAACCCGGGCCGGAGGACCCCGAGCAGCGCCTGTTCCCGGCCGCACCGGGGGCCCCCTTCGAGGAGGCGGCGCCGACCGTCCAGGTCGACCTGCACGCCGGCACCGGCGCGGGTGCCCCGGACGCGGCCGGGGTGGCGCGGGCCGCGGAAGGCGCTGCGGAGAGCGGAGGGGAGGAGCCATGGCGGTCTACGAGGGAAGGCTGA